The nucleotide sequence GTGTCAGGTTATTTTGCAAAAGTATTACGTAAAACTTCAGCTGCAGGTTCTCCGTCTACCGTTTTCACACCTTTCAGCCATTTTTCAACTATATCTAAATTTCCTCCAATCCACTCTTTTGCCACATCTTCAGGAGCTCTTTTTTTATAACCAAATTCATAAATCCATTTACTCTGTAATTCAGAGTTGACTTTAATCTGATCGAGGAATTTGTAAACCTCTGGATAATCTTCTTTTAGTCCCTTTCGTACAATTGTATAGACAACACTTTTACTGACAAACTTTTCTGTGCCCGGTACCCCTTCCAGATATTTGACATCAAGAATGACATTCATCCAGTGAGGTTTCCAGCATCCAAAAGTGACCCACTTATTTTGTCTCATCTGGGCCCTTACTGTAGCAAGCATGGCTGGTGTGGAGCTTTCCACCTGTGTCCAGTCACCGAGTCCGGCTACATCGTTTGCTATTATCTCTGTCATTTGATTGTTCATTCCTGTTCCAGGCTGAAGGTTATATATTTTGTGTTCAAATTTTTCCGCATATTTGTCTAAATCTGCAAATGATTTTACGCCGGCTTCCCAAACATATGTGGGTACACAGAGACTGATTCGACCTTCATCCAAATTTGTACCGAGTAGTTTTATTTCACCCTTTTCTTTTAAGGGATTAATCATAGTGTCTTCCTGCGGGCTCCATCCAGCCAGATATGCATCAAGATTATTTGTTTTTAAACTTTCAAAAACAGCCGGTGCGCTTAAAACACTTTGTTCTGTTTCGTATCCCATTGTTTTAAGTATCTGGGCAGCTACTTCTGATTTTACAGTAACTCCAGGCCACGCAGGTACCCCAAATTTGACAACCGGTTTGGCAAAAGCTGATACGGCCGCTGTCAAAAACAGAATCAAAAAAAACACTCTAAAAAAAATCTTCATTATCGACCTCCATTGTATATTTTATGCTTGATTATTATACACATGAAATATTAGCTTGTCAAATATGTATACTGAAAAATTATCTGAAGTCACCCCATTTTTTATTGTGTACACAAATTGATTGACATCGTCAAATTTAGCTATTTACATAGCTGCCAATCGGTTTTCGACCGATGCTAGCAGTGCAAATATTTTTCAATGTAATTTGCACGCATTTCGCAACCGAAACTCGAAACTACTGCCGCTAACCGTCTACACCCTTCTCTCATAATTGTTTTTATTTGCAAATATTTATCCATTTTACATTCCAACACAGGGTGTGACCGCTAACCGGCAGTACGTTTCTCAAACATCGGCTGCTTCATTTGTGCAAATTACATTGAAATCAGTGTCATGTTAGCTAAGTATATGTAAAACAATACTTTTATATGATTTTTGGGGTGATGCCAGAAAAATTATGTCTTGCTCGTCAAATACTAAATAGAAATACTTAAATCATTATAAAAGAGATTAATACGTCATTTGGATACAGGTTTATATTTTAGGTGAGTTAACCGTTTAATGGGTAAATAATTGATTGCAAATCCATAAGGGGGTTTGCCACTTTCTTGATGCAAAAAGCAACGCTTATTATTCAAATAACAATATTGAAACCGCAATGCTAAAGAGAATAAGAGCCGGCACAATTAAGCCGGTCTCCTTTTTGATAACACCTAATATCTGTAATATTCCGGTTTATAAGGCCCTTCAACTTTCACACCGATGTAATCAGCCTGTTCTTTTGTCAATGTTGTCAGCTTTACACCAATTTTTTCCAGATGCAGTCTTGCAACTTCCTCGTCAAGTTTTTTAGCCAGCATGTAAACCCCAGGTTTATATGTATCTTTATTTTTCCACAAATCAATTTGAGCCAGGACTTGATTAGCAAAAGAGTTGGACATCACAAAGGAAGGGTGGCCTGTTGCACAGCCTAAATTTACAAGTCTTCCTTCAGCAAGCATGAAAATTTCGTGTCCGTCCGGAAAACGGTATTTATCCACCTGAGGTTTAATATTTTCCTTTTTTATACCCGGGATACCGTTGAGCTGGGATACCTGTATCTCGTTATCAAAATGCCCTATATTACATACGATTGCCTGATCCTTCATTTGCTCCATGTGCCCGGCTTTTATCACATCCCTGTTTCCTGTAGCCGTTATGTATATATCCCCTGTTCCGAGAGTGTCTTCCAGTGTTTTAACTTCATAGCCTTCCATGGATGCCTGAAGTGCACAGATGGGGTCGATTTCCGTGACAATTACTCTAGCCCCCATTCCTCTGAGAGCCTGAGCGCATCCCTTCCCAACATCCCCATAACCGCAAATAACGGCTGTCTTGCCAGCTATCATGACATCGGTTGCGCGTTTTATGCCGTCTATAAGTGATTCTCTGCACCCGTAAAGGTTGTCAAACTTGGATTTTGTTACAGAATCATTTACATTGATAGCGGGTATGAGAAGTTCTCCAGTTTGCCTCATCTGATATAACCTGTGAACACCGGTTGTTGTTTCCTCGGATACTCCTTTT is from Flexistipes sinusarabici DSM 4947 and encodes:
- a CDS encoding ABC transporter substrate-binding protein, coding for MKIFFRVFFLILFLTAAVSAFAKPVVKFGVPAWPGVTVKSEVAAQILKTMGYETEQSVLSAPAVFESLKTNNLDAYLAGWSPQEDTMINPLKEKGEIKLLGTNLDEGRISLCVPTYVWEAGVKSFADLDKYAEKFEHKIYNLQPGTGMNNQMTEIIANDVAGLGDWTQVESSTPAMLATVRAQMRQNKWVTFGCWKPHWMNVILDVKYLEGVPGTEKFVSKSVVYTIVRKGLKEDYPEVYKFLDQIKVNSELQSKWIYEFGYKKRAPEDVAKEWIGGNLDIVEKWLKGVKTVDGEPAAEVLRNTFAK
- the ahcY gene encoding adenosylhomocysteinase produces the protein MKVQKENYKIKDITLADWGRKEIKIAEKEMPGLIAIREKYADEKPLKGVKISGSLHMTIQTAVLIETLVELGANVRWASCNIFSTQDHAAAAIAEAGIPVFAWKGETLEEYWWCTEQALSFEDGGPNLIVDDGGDATLMVHLGYQSEQDPSLLDKTPDGEDEKELLARLKLISQRDNSFWEKLVKNLKGVSEETTTGVHRLYQMRQTGELLIPAINVNDSVTKSKFDNLYGCRESLIDGIKRATDVMIAGKTAVICGYGDVGKGCAQALRGMGARVIVTEIDPICALQASMEGYEVKTLEDTLGTGDIYITATGNRDVIKAGHMEQMKDQAIVCNIGHFDNEIQVSQLNGIPGIKKENIKPQVDKYRFPDGHEIFMLAEGRLVNLGCATGHPSFVMSNSFANQVLAQIDLWKNKDTYKPGVYMLAKKLDEEVARLHLEKIGVKLTTLTKEQADYIGVKVEGPYKPEYYRY